A genomic segment from Amphiprion ocellaris isolate individual 3 ecotype Okinawa chromosome 17, ASM2253959v1, whole genome shotgun sequence encodes:
- the kcnt1a gene encoding potassium channel subfamily T member 2 isoform X7, which translates to MEQLESEVPPLPPRFRFRDLLLGDQGFPNDDRVQVEFYVNENTFKERLKLFFIKNQRSSLRIRVFNFCLKLLTCLLYIIRVMTDNPGQSTAATHSAGQQNAPSGNNKCVDCLWNGSVQDREINWGLIFWVDRKVPVWAIQVIVAIISFLETMLLMYLSYKGNIWEQIFQVSFLLEMINTVPFIITIFWPSIRNIFIPVFLNCWLAKCALENMINDVHRAIQRTNSAMFNQVLILICTLLCLVFTGTCGIQHLERAGKNLSLFNSFYFCIVTFSTVGFGDVTPRIWPSQLLVVIMICVALVVLPLQFEELIYLWMERQKSGGNYSRHRAQTEKHVVLCVSSLKIDLLMDFLNEFYAHPRLQDYYVVILCPSEMDLQVRRVLQIPLWSQRVIYLQGSVLKDQDLLRAKMDDAEACFILSSRNEVDRMAADHQTILRAWAVKDFAPNCPLYVQILKPENKFHVKFADHVVCEEEFKYAMLALNCVCPATSTLVTLLVHTSRGREGQQSPEQWQRMYGCCSGNEVYHIRLCDSKFFGEYNGKSFTYASFHAHKKYGVCLIGIKREDNKSILLNPGPRHIMAASDTCYYINITKEENSAFIFNQEERKGRPVGGLLDGPCQLPVHSIIASMGTVAMDLQNTSPPDPSSGKLIPPTVNGTGGRRPSIAPVQEIADSASILPCDLLSDQSEDDSVFTDEKGHPSTEYVKGYPPNSPYIGSSPTLCHLLAEKAPFCCLRLDQGCRHNSFEDAKAYGFKNKLIIVSAETAGNGLYNFIVPLRAYYRPRKELNPIVLLLDNPPDNHFLEAICSFPMVYYMAGSIDNLDSLLQCGIIYADNLVVVDKESTMSAEEDYMADAKTIVNVQTMFRLFPSLSIITELTHPSNMRFMQFRAKDCYSLALSKLEKKERDKGSNLAFMFRLPFAAGRVFSISMLDTLLYQSFVKDYMILIARLLLGLDTTPGSGYLCAMKVTEEDLWISTYGRLFQKLCSTSAEIPIGIYRTESHIFSTSESQVSVSVDDCEDTKDRGDESRSNDQSDHPLLRKKSMQWARRLSKKSVRWQGVNRDSSKDHAQRIAQQRLNLYRRSEREELSELVRNRMRHLGLPTSGYEDLSNLTACDVMNRVNLGYLQGNQVVILSQIHIRSSHQHTHMTVLFSDCGGVSVSDEQNDHQNTLSYVLINPSPDTRLELNDIVYLIRSDPLAHVPEEPPVRSSSLKERRESSIDTREDTQL; encoded by the exons ACAGAGAAATAAACTG GGGGTTGATCTTCTGGGTGGACAGGAAGGTTCCTGTTTGGGCCATTCAA GTGATCGTGGCCATCATTAGCTTCCTGGAGACCATGTTACTGATGTATCTGAGCTACAAG gGGAACATTTGGGAGCAGATTTTCCAGGTGTCTTTTCTTCTGGAGATGATCAACACGGTTCCTTTCATCATTACG ATCTTCTGGCCCTCAATAAGGAACATCTTCATTCCTGTGTTTCTCAACTGCTGGCTGGCTAAATGTGCTTTGGAGAACATGATC AATGACGTCCACAGAGCGATCCAGAGGACCAACTCAGCCATGTTCAACCAGGTCCTCATACTCATCTGCACCTTGCTCTGCCTCGTCTTCACTGG CACATGTGGGATTCAGCACCTGGAGCGAGCAGGCAAGAACCTTTCCCTCTTCAATTCCTTCTACTTCTGCATCGTCACCTTCTCCACCGTGGGCTTTGGAGACGTGACTCCTCGCATCTGGCCGTCCCAGCTGCTGGTAGTCATCATGATCTGTGTGGCTCTGGTGGTGCTGCCTCTGCAG TTTGAGGAGCTCATTTACCTGTGGATGGAGAGACAGAAGTCTGGAGGGAACTACAGCCGCCACAGAGCCCAGACAGAGAAACATGTAGTTCTGTGTGTCAGCTCACTCAAAATAGACCTGCTCATGGATTTCCTCAATGAATTCTACGCACATCCCAGACTGCAG GATTACTATGTGGTGATCCTGTGTCCAAGTGAAATGGATCTGCAGGTTCGGAGGGTGCTGCAGATCCCGCTGTGGTCTCAGAGAGTCATCTACCTGCAGGGGTCTGTCCTCAAAGACCAGGATCTGCTGAGAGCCAA AATGGATGATGCAGAGGCTTGCTTCATTCTGAGCAGTCGGAACGAGGTGGATCGCATGGCTGCG GACCATCAGACCATCCTGAGAGCCTGGGCAGTGAAGGACTTTGCTCCAAACTGTCCTCTTTATGTCCAGATACTCAAACCTGAAAATAAGTTTCACGTTAAATTTGCAG ATCATGTTGTGTGTGAGGAGGAGTTCAAGTACGCCATGTTGGCTCTCAACTGTGTGTGTCCTGCCACCTCCACCTTGGTCACGCTCCTCGTGCACACCTCCCGTGGACG AGAGGGACAGCAGTCTCCGGAGCAGTGGCAGAGGATGTATGGATGTTGCTCCGGCAACGAGGTCTACCACATCCGACTGTGTGACAGCAAGTTCTTTGGAGAGTATAATGGCAAAAGCTTCACATACGCCTCCTTTCATGCTCACAAGAA GTATGGAGTGTGTCTGATCGGTATAAAGAGGGAGGACAACAAGAGCATCCTGCTGAACCCTGGTCCTCGACACATCATGGCTGCCTCAGACACCTGCTACTACATCAACATCACCAAGGAGGAGAACTCAGCCTTCATCTTCAaccaggaggagaggaagggccGTCCTGTCGGGGGGCTCCTGGACGGACCCTGTCAGCTTCCTGTGCACAGCATCATCGCCAGCATGG GCACCGTTGCCATGGATCTTCAGAATACGAGTCCACCTGACCCCTCGAGTGGGAAACTGATCCCTCCTACGGTAAATGGAACAGGAGGCCGTCGACCGAGCATCGCTCCGGTCCAGGAAATAGCCGACTCCGCTTCAATCCTGCCATGTGACCTCCTCAGTGACCAATCAGAAGATGACTCCGTCTTCACAGATGAGAAAGGCCACCCATCTACTGA GTATGTGAAAGGTTATCCCCCTAACTCTCCGTACATTGGGAGCTCGCCCACTTTGTGCCATCTGTTGGCTGAAAAAGCCCCGTTTTGCTGCCTACGACTGGACCAG GGCTGCAGGCACAACAGTTTTGAGGATGCCAAGGCTTACGGTTTTAAAAACAAGCTCATCATTGTGTCGGCTGAGACCGCAGGGAATGGTCTCTATAACTTTATAGTGCCTCTAAGAGCTTATTACAGACCCAGGAAAGAGCTCAACCCTATTGTCTTGCTGCTGGATAACCC GCCTGATAATCACTTTCTGGAGGCCATCTGCTCTTTTCCGATGGTCTACTACATGGCTGGATCCATAGACAA cctGGACAGCCTGCTGCAGTGTGGCATCATCTACGCTGATAATTTGGTTGTTGTGGATAAAGAGAGTACAATGAGTGCCGAGGAGGACTACATGGCTGATGCCAAAACCATTGTCAATGTGCAGACGATGTTCAG GTTGTTTCCCAGTCTCAGTATTATCACAGAGCTTACTCATCCGTCCAACATGAGATTCATGCAGTTCAGAGCGAAGGACTGCTATTCTCTGGCCCTCTCCAAGCTGGAGAAG AAGGAGCGCGACAAAGGCTCCAACCTGGCCTTCATGTTTCGCCTGCCATTTGCTGCAGGGAGAGTGTTTAGTATTAGCATGCTGGACACACTTCTCTACCAG TCTTTTGTGAAGGACTACATGATCCTTATCGCGAGGCTTCTGCTGGGACTGGACACCACTCCAGGATCAGGATACCTCTGTGCT ATGAAAGTAACAGAAGAAGATCTGTGGATCAGTACTTATGGCAGATTGTTCCAGAAGCTCTGTTCCACTAGTGCTGAAATTCCTATTGGCATCTATCGGACAGAAtctcacattttctctacttctgAG TCGCAGGTCTCTGTCAGTGTCGATGACTGCGAGGACACAAAGGACAGGGGGGACGAGTCTCGCAGCAACGACCAATCAGATCACCCCCTCCTGAGGAAGAAGAGCATGCAGTGGGCCCGGCGTCTGAGTAAGAAGAGCGTGAGGTGGCAGGGGGTGAACCGGGACTCCAGCAAGGACCACGCTCAGCGCATCGCTCAGCAGCGCCTCAACCTCTACAGACGCTCTGAGAGGGAGGAGCTGTCTGAGCTGGTCCGCAACCGCATGAGGCACCTGGGCCTCCCCACCTCTGGATATG AAGACCTGTCGAATCTGACCGCCTGTGACGTCATGAACAGAGTCAACCTGGGCTACCTGCAAGGTAATCAAGTTGTGATCCTGAGCCAGATACACATTAGATCAtcacaccagcacacacacatgactGTCCTGTTTTCAGATTGTGgtggtgtttctgtttcagatgAGCAGAACGATCACCAAAACACCCTGTCCTACGTCCTGATTAATCCTTCTCCTGACACCAGGCTGGAGCTCAATGACATTGT GTACTTGATTCGCTCGGACCCTCTGGCTCACGTCCCCGAGGAGCCTCCAGTTCGCAGCAGCAGCCTCAAAGAGCGACGCGAGTCCAGCATAGACACCAGAGAGGACACCCAGCTCTGA
- the kcnt1a gene encoding potassium channel subfamily T member 1 isoform X8, with protein MDPEIIIPAWVSPAVGAWRSDALGSDGGQRVQVEFYVNENTFKERLKLFFIKNQRSSLRIRVFNFCLKLLTCLLYIIRVMTDNPGQSTAATHSAGQQNAPSGNNKCVDCLWNGSVQDREINWGLIFWVDRKVPVWAIQVIVAIISFLETMLLMYLSYKGNIWEQIFQVSFLLEMINTVPFIITIFWPSIRNIFIPVFLNCWLAKCALENMINDVHRAIQRTNSAMFNQVLILICTLLCLVFTGTCGIQHLERAGKNLSLFNSFYFCIVTFSTVGFGDVTPRIWPSQLLVVIMICVALVVLPLQFEELIYLWMERQKSGGNYSRHRAQTEKHVVLCVSSLKIDLLMDFLNEFYAHPRLQDYYVVILCPSEMDLQVRRVLQIPLWSQRVIYLQGSVLKDQDLLRAKMDDAEACFILSSRNEVDRMAADHQTILRAWAVKDFAPNCPLYVQILKPENKFHVKFADHVVCEEEFKYAMLALNCVCPATSTLVTLLVHTSRGREGQQSPEQWQRMYGCCSGNEVYHIRLCDSKFFGEYNGKSFTYASFHAHKKYGVCLIGIKREDNKSILLNPGPRHIMAASDTCYYINITKEENSAFIFNQEERKGRPVGGLLDGPCQLPVHSIIASMGTVAMDLQNTSPPDPSSGKLIPPTVNGTGGRRPSIAPVQEIADSASILPCDLLSDQSEDDSVFTDEKGHPSTEYVKGYPPNSPYIGSSPTLCHLLAEKAPFCCLRLDQGCRHNSFEDAKAYGFKNKLIIVSAETAGNGLYNFIVPLRAYYRPRKELNPIVLLLDNPPDNHFLEAICSFPMVYYMAGSIDNLDSLLQCGIIYADNLVVVDKESTMSAEEDYMADAKTIVNVQTMFRLFPSLSIITELTHPSNMRFMQFRAKDCYSLALSKLEKKERDKGSNLAFMFRLPFAAGRVFSISMLDTLLYQSFVKDYMILIARLLLGLDTTPGSGYLCAMKVTEEDLWISTYGRLFQKLCSTSAEIPIGIYRTESHIFSTSESQVSVSVDDCEDTKDRGDESRSNDQSDHPLLRKKSMQWARRLSKKSVRWQGVNRDSSKDHAQRIAQQRLNLYRRSEREELSELVRNRMRHLGLPTSGYEDLSNLTACDVMNRVNLGYLQGNQVVILSQIHIRSSHQHTHMTVLFSDCGGVSVSDEQNDHQNTLSYVLINPSPDTRLELNDIVYLIRSDPLAHVPEEPPVRSSSLKERRESSIDTREDTQL; from the exons ACAGAGAAATAAACTG GGGGTTGATCTTCTGGGTGGACAGGAAGGTTCCTGTTTGGGCCATTCAA GTGATCGTGGCCATCATTAGCTTCCTGGAGACCATGTTACTGATGTATCTGAGCTACAAG gGGAACATTTGGGAGCAGATTTTCCAGGTGTCTTTTCTTCTGGAGATGATCAACACGGTTCCTTTCATCATTACG ATCTTCTGGCCCTCAATAAGGAACATCTTCATTCCTGTGTTTCTCAACTGCTGGCTGGCTAAATGTGCTTTGGAGAACATGATC AATGACGTCCACAGAGCGATCCAGAGGACCAACTCAGCCATGTTCAACCAGGTCCTCATACTCATCTGCACCTTGCTCTGCCTCGTCTTCACTGG CACATGTGGGATTCAGCACCTGGAGCGAGCAGGCAAGAACCTTTCCCTCTTCAATTCCTTCTACTTCTGCATCGTCACCTTCTCCACCGTGGGCTTTGGAGACGTGACTCCTCGCATCTGGCCGTCCCAGCTGCTGGTAGTCATCATGATCTGTGTGGCTCTGGTGGTGCTGCCTCTGCAG TTTGAGGAGCTCATTTACCTGTGGATGGAGAGACAGAAGTCTGGAGGGAACTACAGCCGCCACAGAGCCCAGACAGAGAAACATGTAGTTCTGTGTGTCAGCTCACTCAAAATAGACCTGCTCATGGATTTCCTCAATGAATTCTACGCACATCCCAGACTGCAG GATTACTATGTGGTGATCCTGTGTCCAAGTGAAATGGATCTGCAGGTTCGGAGGGTGCTGCAGATCCCGCTGTGGTCTCAGAGAGTCATCTACCTGCAGGGGTCTGTCCTCAAAGACCAGGATCTGCTGAGAGCCAA AATGGATGATGCAGAGGCTTGCTTCATTCTGAGCAGTCGGAACGAGGTGGATCGCATGGCTGCG GACCATCAGACCATCCTGAGAGCCTGGGCAGTGAAGGACTTTGCTCCAAACTGTCCTCTTTATGTCCAGATACTCAAACCTGAAAATAAGTTTCACGTTAAATTTGCAG ATCATGTTGTGTGTGAGGAGGAGTTCAAGTACGCCATGTTGGCTCTCAACTGTGTGTGTCCTGCCACCTCCACCTTGGTCACGCTCCTCGTGCACACCTCCCGTGGACG AGAGGGACAGCAGTCTCCGGAGCAGTGGCAGAGGATGTATGGATGTTGCTCCGGCAACGAGGTCTACCACATCCGACTGTGTGACAGCAAGTTCTTTGGAGAGTATAATGGCAAAAGCTTCACATACGCCTCCTTTCATGCTCACAAGAA GTATGGAGTGTGTCTGATCGGTATAAAGAGGGAGGACAACAAGAGCATCCTGCTGAACCCTGGTCCTCGACACATCATGGCTGCCTCAGACACCTGCTACTACATCAACATCACCAAGGAGGAGAACTCAGCCTTCATCTTCAaccaggaggagaggaagggccGTCCTGTCGGGGGGCTCCTGGACGGACCCTGTCAGCTTCCTGTGCACAGCATCATCGCCAGCATGG GCACCGTTGCCATGGATCTTCAGAATACGAGTCCACCTGACCCCTCGAGTGGGAAACTGATCCCTCCTACGGTAAATGGAACAGGAGGCCGTCGACCGAGCATCGCTCCGGTCCAGGAAATAGCCGACTCCGCTTCAATCCTGCCATGTGACCTCCTCAGTGACCAATCAGAAGATGACTCCGTCTTCACAGATGAGAAAGGCCACCCATCTACTGA GTATGTGAAAGGTTATCCCCCTAACTCTCCGTACATTGGGAGCTCGCCCACTTTGTGCCATCTGTTGGCTGAAAAAGCCCCGTTTTGCTGCCTACGACTGGACCAG GGCTGCAGGCACAACAGTTTTGAGGATGCCAAGGCTTACGGTTTTAAAAACAAGCTCATCATTGTGTCGGCTGAGACCGCAGGGAATGGTCTCTATAACTTTATAGTGCCTCTAAGAGCTTATTACAGACCCAGGAAAGAGCTCAACCCTATTGTCTTGCTGCTGGATAACCC GCCTGATAATCACTTTCTGGAGGCCATCTGCTCTTTTCCGATGGTCTACTACATGGCTGGATCCATAGACAA cctGGACAGCCTGCTGCAGTGTGGCATCATCTACGCTGATAATTTGGTTGTTGTGGATAAAGAGAGTACAATGAGTGCCGAGGAGGACTACATGGCTGATGCCAAAACCATTGTCAATGTGCAGACGATGTTCAG GTTGTTTCCCAGTCTCAGTATTATCACAGAGCTTACTCATCCGTCCAACATGAGATTCATGCAGTTCAGAGCGAAGGACTGCTATTCTCTGGCCCTCTCCAAGCTGGAGAAG AAGGAGCGCGACAAAGGCTCCAACCTGGCCTTCATGTTTCGCCTGCCATTTGCTGCAGGGAGAGTGTTTAGTATTAGCATGCTGGACACACTTCTCTACCAG TCTTTTGTGAAGGACTACATGATCCTTATCGCGAGGCTTCTGCTGGGACTGGACACCACTCCAGGATCAGGATACCTCTGTGCT ATGAAAGTAACAGAAGAAGATCTGTGGATCAGTACTTATGGCAGATTGTTCCAGAAGCTCTGTTCCACTAGTGCTGAAATTCCTATTGGCATCTATCGGACAGAAtctcacattttctctacttctgAG TCGCAGGTCTCTGTCAGTGTCGATGACTGCGAGGACACAAAGGACAGGGGGGACGAGTCTCGCAGCAACGACCAATCAGATCACCCCCTCCTGAGGAAGAAGAGCATGCAGTGGGCCCGGCGTCTGAGTAAGAAGAGCGTGAGGTGGCAGGGGGTGAACCGGGACTCCAGCAAGGACCACGCTCAGCGCATCGCTCAGCAGCGCCTCAACCTCTACAGACGCTCTGAGAGGGAGGAGCTGTCTGAGCTGGTCCGCAACCGCATGAGGCACCTGGGCCTCCCCACCTCTGGATATG AAGACCTGTCGAATCTGACCGCCTGTGACGTCATGAACAGAGTCAACCTGGGCTACCTGCAAGGTAATCAAGTTGTGATCCTGAGCCAGATACACATTAGATCAtcacaccagcacacacacatgactGTCCTGTTTTCAGATTGTGgtggtgtttctgtttcagatgAGCAGAACGATCACCAAAACACCCTGTCCTACGTCCTGATTAATCCTTCTCCTGACACCAGGCTGGAGCTCAATGACATTGT GTACTTGATTCGCTCGGACCCTCTGGCTCACGTCCCCGAGGAGCCTCCAGTTCGCAGCAGCAGCCTCAAAGAGCGACGCGAGTCCAGCATAGACACCAGAGAGGACACCCAGCTCTGA
- the kcnt1a gene encoding potassium channel subfamily T member 1 isoform X9 has product MDPEIIIPAWVSPAVGAWRSDALGSDGGQRVQVEFYVNENTFKERLKLFFIKNQRSSLRIRVFNFCLKLLTCLLYIIRVMTDNPGQSTAATHSAGQQNAPSGNNKCVDCLWNGSVQDREINWGLIFWVDRKVPVWAIQVIVAIISFLETMLLMYLSYKGNIWEQIFQVSFLLEMINTVPFIITIFWPSIRNIFIPVFLNCWLAKCALENMINDVHRAIQRTNSAMFNQVLILICTLLCLVFTGTCGIQHLERAGKNLSLFNSFYFCIVTFSTVGFGDVTPRIWPSQLLVVIMICVALVVLPLQFEELIYLWMERQKSGGNYSRHRAQTEKHVVLCVSSLKIDLLMDFLNEFYAHPRLQDYYVVILCPSEMDLQVRRVLQIPLWSQRVIYLQGSVLKDQDLLRAKMDDAEACFILSSRNEVDRMAADHQTILRAWAVKDFAPNCPLYVQILKPENKFHVKFADHVVCEEEFKYAMLALNCVCPATSTLVTLLVHTSRGREGQQSPEQWQRMYGCCSGNEVYHIRLCDSKFFGEYNGKSFTYASFHAHKKYGVCLIGIKREDNKSILLNPGPRHIMAASDTCYYINITKEENSAFIFNQEERKGRPVGGLLDGPCQLPVHSIIASMGTVAMDLQNTSPPDPSSGKLIPPTVNGTGGRRPSIAPVQEIADSASILPCDLLSDQSEDDSVFTDEKGHPSTEYVKGYPPNSPYIGSSPTLCHLLAEKAPFCCLRLDQGCRHNSFEDAKAYGFKNKLIIVSAETAGNGLYNFIVPLRAYYRPRKELNPIVLLLDNPPDNHFLEAICSFPMVYYMAGSIDNLDSLLQCGIIYADNLVVVDKESTMSAEEDYMADAKTIVNVQTMFRLFPSLSIITELTHPSNMRFMQFRAKDCYSLALSKLEKKERDKGSNLAFMFRLPFAAGRVFSISMLDTLLYQSFVKDYMILIARLLLGLDTTPGSGYLCAMKVTEEDLWISTYGRLFQKLCSTSAEIPIGIYRTESHIFSTSESQVSVSVDDCEDTKDRGDESRSNDQSDHPLLRKKSMQWARRLSKKSVRWQGVNRDSSKDHAQRIAQQRLNLYRRSEREELSELVRNRMRHLGLPTSGYEDLSNLTACDVMNRVNLGYLQDEQNDHQNTLSYVLINPSPDTRLELNDIVYLIRSDPLAHVPEEPPVRSSSLKERRESSIDTREDTQL; this is encoded by the exons ACAGAGAAATAAACTG GGGGTTGATCTTCTGGGTGGACAGGAAGGTTCCTGTTTGGGCCATTCAA GTGATCGTGGCCATCATTAGCTTCCTGGAGACCATGTTACTGATGTATCTGAGCTACAAG gGGAACATTTGGGAGCAGATTTTCCAGGTGTCTTTTCTTCTGGAGATGATCAACACGGTTCCTTTCATCATTACG ATCTTCTGGCCCTCAATAAGGAACATCTTCATTCCTGTGTTTCTCAACTGCTGGCTGGCTAAATGTGCTTTGGAGAACATGATC AATGACGTCCACAGAGCGATCCAGAGGACCAACTCAGCCATGTTCAACCAGGTCCTCATACTCATCTGCACCTTGCTCTGCCTCGTCTTCACTGG CACATGTGGGATTCAGCACCTGGAGCGAGCAGGCAAGAACCTTTCCCTCTTCAATTCCTTCTACTTCTGCATCGTCACCTTCTCCACCGTGGGCTTTGGAGACGTGACTCCTCGCATCTGGCCGTCCCAGCTGCTGGTAGTCATCATGATCTGTGTGGCTCTGGTGGTGCTGCCTCTGCAG TTTGAGGAGCTCATTTACCTGTGGATGGAGAGACAGAAGTCTGGAGGGAACTACAGCCGCCACAGAGCCCAGACAGAGAAACATGTAGTTCTGTGTGTCAGCTCACTCAAAATAGACCTGCTCATGGATTTCCTCAATGAATTCTACGCACATCCCAGACTGCAG GATTACTATGTGGTGATCCTGTGTCCAAGTGAAATGGATCTGCAGGTTCGGAGGGTGCTGCAGATCCCGCTGTGGTCTCAGAGAGTCATCTACCTGCAGGGGTCTGTCCTCAAAGACCAGGATCTGCTGAGAGCCAA AATGGATGATGCAGAGGCTTGCTTCATTCTGAGCAGTCGGAACGAGGTGGATCGCATGGCTGCG GACCATCAGACCATCCTGAGAGCCTGGGCAGTGAAGGACTTTGCTCCAAACTGTCCTCTTTATGTCCAGATACTCAAACCTGAAAATAAGTTTCACGTTAAATTTGCAG ATCATGTTGTGTGTGAGGAGGAGTTCAAGTACGCCATGTTGGCTCTCAACTGTGTGTGTCCTGCCACCTCCACCTTGGTCACGCTCCTCGTGCACACCTCCCGTGGACG AGAGGGACAGCAGTCTCCGGAGCAGTGGCAGAGGATGTATGGATGTTGCTCCGGCAACGAGGTCTACCACATCCGACTGTGTGACAGCAAGTTCTTTGGAGAGTATAATGGCAAAAGCTTCACATACGCCTCCTTTCATGCTCACAAGAA GTATGGAGTGTGTCTGATCGGTATAAAGAGGGAGGACAACAAGAGCATCCTGCTGAACCCTGGTCCTCGACACATCATGGCTGCCTCAGACACCTGCTACTACATCAACATCACCAAGGAGGAGAACTCAGCCTTCATCTTCAaccaggaggagaggaagggccGTCCTGTCGGGGGGCTCCTGGACGGACCCTGTCAGCTTCCTGTGCACAGCATCATCGCCAGCATGG GCACCGTTGCCATGGATCTTCAGAATACGAGTCCACCTGACCCCTCGAGTGGGAAACTGATCCCTCCTACGGTAAATGGAACAGGAGGCCGTCGACCGAGCATCGCTCCGGTCCAGGAAATAGCCGACTCCGCTTCAATCCTGCCATGTGACCTCCTCAGTGACCAATCAGAAGATGACTCCGTCTTCACAGATGAGAAAGGCCACCCATCTACTGA GTATGTGAAAGGTTATCCCCCTAACTCTCCGTACATTGGGAGCTCGCCCACTTTGTGCCATCTGTTGGCTGAAAAAGCCCCGTTTTGCTGCCTACGACTGGACCAG GGCTGCAGGCACAACAGTTTTGAGGATGCCAAGGCTTACGGTTTTAAAAACAAGCTCATCATTGTGTCGGCTGAGACCGCAGGGAATGGTCTCTATAACTTTATAGTGCCTCTAAGAGCTTATTACAGACCCAGGAAAGAGCTCAACCCTATTGTCTTGCTGCTGGATAACCC GCCTGATAATCACTTTCTGGAGGCCATCTGCTCTTTTCCGATGGTCTACTACATGGCTGGATCCATAGACAA cctGGACAGCCTGCTGCAGTGTGGCATCATCTACGCTGATAATTTGGTTGTTGTGGATAAAGAGAGTACAATGAGTGCCGAGGAGGACTACATGGCTGATGCCAAAACCATTGTCAATGTGCAGACGATGTTCAG GTTGTTTCCCAGTCTCAGTATTATCACAGAGCTTACTCATCCGTCCAACATGAGATTCATGCAGTTCAGAGCGAAGGACTGCTATTCTCTGGCCCTCTCCAAGCTGGAGAAG AAGGAGCGCGACAAAGGCTCCAACCTGGCCTTCATGTTTCGCCTGCCATTTGCTGCAGGGAGAGTGTTTAGTATTAGCATGCTGGACACACTTCTCTACCAG TCTTTTGTGAAGGACTACATGATCCTTATCGCGAGGCTTCTGCTGGGACTGGACACCACTCCAGGATCAGGATACCTCTGTGCT ATGAAAGTAACAGAAGAAGATCTGTGGATCAGTACTTATGGCAGATTGTTCCAGAAGCTCTGTTCCACTAGTGCTGAAATTCCTATTGGCATCTATCGGACAGAAtctcacattttctctacttctgAG TCGCAGGTCTCTGTCAGTGTCGATGACTGCGAGGACACAAAGGACAGGGGGGACGAGTCTCGCAGCAACGACCAATCAGATCACCCCCTCCTGAGGAAGAAGAGCATGCAGTGGGCCCGGCGTCTGAGTAAGAAGAGCGTGAGGTGGCAGGGGGTGAACCGGGACTCCAGCAAGGACCACGCTCAGCGCATCGCTCAGCAGCGCCTCAACCTCTACAGACGCTCTGAGAGGGAGGAGCTGTCTGAGCTGGTCCGCAACCGCATGAGGCACCTGGGCCTCCCCACCTCTGGATATG AAGACCTGTCGAATCTGACCGCCTGTGACGTCATGAACAGAGTCAACCTGGGCTACCTGCAAG atgAGCAGAACGATCACCAAAACACCCTGTCCTACGTCCTGATTAATCCTTCTCCTGACACCAGGCTGGAGCTCAATGACATTGT GTACTTGATTCGCTCGGACCCTCTGGCTCACGTCCCCGAGGAGCCTCCAGTTCGCAGCAGCAGCCTCAAAGAGCGACGCGAGTCCAGCATAGACACCAGAGAGGACACCCAGCTCTGA